A window of Acropora muricata isolate sample 2 chromosome 6, ASM3666990v1, whole genome shotgun sequence genomic DNA:
gcgcataaacaataggaggcaccgtccttaaatgacTAAAATGTTCTTTTTCACCCTAAgcacaaaagaaatgttggaaGATTGTTGGAGAAAACTACTTGTATGATATCTTCCATGTTTTTTCCCTTTCCTTAACTTCAAATTCACCTTGATTTAAGGTAACTAACAAGAAAATTTAATGAAATTGCTGCGTTTTAATATAATAATGTACTTACAGGTTGACATGGTCAACCCAAGATATTATTGGCTTGAAGCAAATGACGAATGATGAATTTTTTGTGCTCTACAATGATTTGACATTCCAGGTGCTAGAATGCCGTGTCTGTGATGATGTGTTTAAACTGCAAGGTGATAAAGTACCACGATTGTTGCTATGTGGACACACAGTCTGTCATGACTGTCTGTCACGGCTGTCTGTCCACGAACATACCATCTTATGTCCATTTGACAGACAGTCAACAGAGTTGAGTGATTCAGGAGTGTGGGGTCTAAAGAAAAACTTTGCTTTACTTGAACTTCTCGAACGACTGCAGATGCAACAGCAACCACTGACAACCTCAGATGATAATAAGGTAGATGAAACAGTACGTTGTGATGAAAATGAAGATCATACTGCCAATATTTACTGCACAGTTTGTCAAACAAACTTGTGCAATGATTGCTCAGAGGCAACACATTCAACCAAAACCCTTATAAAGCATCGACGAATTCCTGTTTCTGAGAGACCCAAAGAAAAGCCCAAGTGTGGGCAACACCCTGCGCATGTTATAGAATTCACTTGTTTAGAAGAAGGATGTCATGATAACTCATTGATGTGCTTTGTTTGCCGCGATTACGGTAAACATCAAGGCCATAAACACACTCTACTGGAAAATGAAGCTGAGAATATGCGGGCATCAGTGACTAATGCTATTCAGCATATTAGGACTTTTACAAGTGAAGTGGAAGGATCAGCAAGAAAACTCTCATCTGTCATTGATGGCATTGAAGGTTTGTGTCCAATGTGTTTCATTGGGAGAGTTGAGCTAAACAGTTGACATGCACATGTGCTATATCCAAAATGAAAGGGTGTGGATATACTGGCTGATATCCCTTTGGCCGAAAAATCAGAATTTTCAGTTCTGATTTAGCAAAGTTAATACATTGGTGGCTTCTGGAATGTTCATttcaaaaatttagtttcaaaaTAATTGTAGAAGAGTCACTATGATCATAGTACACTGTATATCTCTATAATTATACTGCTTTTACCATGATGCAGTaagcattgttacattacacaTTTCTGTAATGCAATGCCTGGCACTAATTAGAACTGGAGCAAGACTTGAACTGGGATTTGAGAGTTAAAATGATTTCATGAAGAAGTGAATTAATTGAATTGTTGGTAATTTTCAAATCTAATTTGACATAAATACTACTCATGAAATGTTACTCACTTAATTAATCACTTGTGAAATTTTGCCACCATCACTTGAACATAATTTTGCCAGTTAACACTTCAAATCATACTATTAACTTCACTAATAGCTATAGTTGGAATTTGTCAGCTTTTAATAACAGCTATCTAATGGGACGTTAAGAAAGTATAATGTGTAATGATTATACATTTTTCGTTCTCACAATTATTAAGCAATTGGgcagactttttttttatcttaatgTATTCTCCTTGTCAATGCTTACAGCTTCCATGGTAAGTGAGCAAAACTATAAAGATAGGAAAAAGAACAGTAGACTAAATGAAGAAAATATGATGCCATTTAAACCTGGAAATATTATACTTGCAGGTAATGTAGTTCTAAGAGAGGATGAACGTGGTGCAGCCATTGTACACCACAGCAATGGAACGGCTGAAGAATCCAGAATCAAAGTCAGGGCATATTTTGATGATCTGCGAGAGACAGTCAACAGACAAGAAGAGGCTGGCCTTGCTGTGGTAAACAATTATGTAAGAGAGAAGCTGTTGTCCTTGCGACAGCAGCAAGAAGATATGGCTGTTTTAATGTCACAAGTTAATTCTGTTTGCCTTGAGTGCGAGAGAGCACTAAAAAGAAGCGATGCTGAGGTAAGATGATCATAGGTCAATTCCCAAGGAGTTGAAGGGTTAGGTATATACAAAAGGCTATAGTTTGCAGTGCCATACATCATAGGCTTTTAATATGCCATTAATTTTGGTTTCTATTCAAGTAAATCCAAACCATAGAAGAAAATGGATAATTACTTTAATAAAACTTGTATAACAGGCCTGCAGTATCAAGTTGTCAAGAAAGCAACATGAGTTGAAAAGTCATATATTCTCTTCATTAAACTGTTTCATTGCTGTTTGGTCACGACATTATTTATCCAGCATTAAAATGTGCTGTAATTGCAAAAAGTAGTGTTCATGATTTTTGCTAAGCATCACCAACAAAGAAATTAATGCAACAATGATTTCTACTGTTATGAACATACGAAAACTAGAAACCCAGTCAAGCCAGATGCACACAATATCACTGCACTCTAGTGCCCCCTGGGAACTATagttttgaaataataattggCTTTAGGGGTTTCACTTTTTAATCTTTTTCACTTAAATTTTGCCTTGTTTTAGGTAATAGAAGCCAGGAACAGCATTCACAGTATTCTGGAAACAGTACAAGAACAACAGgaacaattttcaaacattgcCAGGTTGTGTGATACGGATGCTGCCATCCCTGTGGCTTTCACAAAAGACAATAGAGTGCATATTGGTCCTAAGATGGAAATGAGGCTGGTTGTGCTGGGTCTTGATGGTGCTGGCAAAACTTCTATTTTGTTTAAGATGAAGCAAGATGAGTTTGTTTCACCAATTACAACCATTGGTAGGAAGAATCCTCTGCATTTCTAAATCTTTTTAGGAAATCCTGCCATTTGGAGGGCTGGACACAAACCAACTCACCAACCCACGTTCCTTAGAGCATTGAAACATCATGTTCCTtccaaacaagttgataaaggttgaattaccaccatgaaagatttagaaagctgaagtTTTGAGCTTTAGCCCTTTGAATGATgaatgatgaagggctaacgctcgaaacgtcagctttctaaatctttcacggtggtgttattcaacctttaccaacttgtttgataaaacccaatttttgtttcactctcccaccgacgcagtaccacggTTTATCTTAAATAGCAATTAGAAATCCATCATGTTCCTTTGTCTGCAACACAATTCTTTTTGTCATTGAGAAGAACCAAGGGAAATGAAAATGCTGAATGTCAGTAGCACAAAAATGCTGAACATTTTTTCTAACTACTAATACTATTGGTATtaggttttatttttttcattttcataactGAGATAATGCATAGATTAAAGTAAGAAAAATACCGgactctgaaaaaaaaaaaacaaacaaacaaaaaaacacaatatGGACACTTAGTCTTGTTCAGCCTGCCATCACTGTCGGTACATacgagaagaagaaaagaaaattcttgtTGTATTTGCTGTAGAGCTCAGGTTGTTATAAATTTATAAGTGCCAAATTGCTTCTTGAAGGGAAATCTGTCCTCTTGAACAGTGACCAATCACTAGTGTTTAAGGGTCATCTTATTCTGGCTAATGTGTGTTTCCTTTTGATGTTAGGTTTCAATGTGGAAACTGTTGAACATCGCAGCTTAAAATTTACTCTGTGGGATGTTGGTGGATTACAGAAACTCCGTCCTCTGTGGAGACACTATTATCTTAATACACAAGGTTTGTGCATGTACACATATTTAAAACACAGTGAAGACACCAATGGTAGTCATAATGTTTTGTTTATACCACACCCATTAAACAGTTAATGTGTATGATTGCATTGGGGGCACTTTTCAATCCATTGCATAGTGTGTGGCTTTCAGGGGAACTCCTCAAATTTCTGCAGGATTGCTGGCTTACATGTATGTAGCTGTTGAATAACTGGCAGAATGTATTGTTGACAGAAGGGGACACCATTGATTGAGAACTGCTGTTGCCTTCTTTCAACTCAAAcctaatattttctttttttatgttcCCCAGGAGTGATATTTGTGATTGATAGCACCAATATTGAACGTATTTCTGAGGCTCATGAAGAACTAGCAAAACTGATGGCAGAGAAAAGATTAAAAGATGCTCTCTTATTGATATATGCTAACAAACaggtataataatattattatggtgGACAAAACGCACCCTACTCCACCCCATGATATGTCACATATATATGTGGCACAGTGTCTAAAGTAGTTTAGTTTGAACACGATAATTATTTGTATTATTCACAGAAATGAAGGTGAAAAGTAGCACGAATACCCCGAGTTGTGGGAGTACCGGTATAAGGATAATGAAATGAAgaagtgatcatcgcagttgtgattgtgatttaaagtgcatatgacatgaaattttttattagcttatttgaaagagctttcaaaatcatgaagaatggcgtttattttattgtgatagcacttttggttgcagagttattcaagattttggtttat
This region includes:
- the LOC136920527 gene encoding E3 ubiquitin-protein ligase TRIM23-like encodes the protein MANSSPLLSKPKTRQNVLECRVCDDVFKLQGDKVPRLLLCGHTVCHDCLSRLSVHEHTILCPFDRQSTELSDSGVWGLKKNFALLELLERLQMQQQPLTTSDDNKVDETVRCDENEDHTANIYCTVCQTNLCNDCSEATHSTKTLIKHRRIPVSERPKEKPKCGQHPAHVIEFTCLEEGCHDNSLMCFVCRDYGKHQGHKHTLLENEAENMRASVTNAIQHIRTFTSEVEGSARKLSSVIDGIEGNVVLREDERGAAIVHHSNGTAEESRIKVRAYFDDLRETVNRQEEAGLAVVNNYVREKLLSLRQQQEDMAVLMSQVNSVCLECERALKRSDAEVIEARNSIHSILETVQEQQEQFSNIARLCDTDAAIPVAFTKDNRVHIGPKMEMRLVVLGLDGAGKTSILFKMKQDEFVSPITTIGFNVETVEHRSLKFTLWDVGGLQKLRPLWRHYYLNTQGVIFVIDSTNIERISEAHEELAKLMAEKRLKDALLLIYANKQDLPSSLTVDVLTEQLALHKLCCGRSWNIFACDAHSGKGLHEGLDWLARQLMSEFAQ